AAGGTGCACGAGTCGGGCACCATCATCAAGGCCTACGAGAACGACTCGGTGCGCTTCCCGTCCGACGCGCTCGGCGCGGTCGAGGGCACGACGGTCTGCCGCAACTGGACCGCCCGCACGGTCTTCGACGCGACCGACCGGTTCAGCCCCTGGTACCAGTACACCGACACGTCGTCGGGCACGTTCTGGTGCACCTCGCGCATCGAGAAGGCCAAGGAGGGCGAGTACTCGGTGTCGGTCGGCGTGCCGTTCGGCCACGTGAAGTGGTTCCGCGGCCGCGAGACCCCGCACCGCTCCGTGAGCCGCTGCCCCGACGAGACCTGCTGCCGCCGCGCGCCCGACGCGCTGGCAGAGCAGTGGGCGGATGCCTCGTGGCCGGCCGCCCGCACCCCGACGAGCCTGCTCGCGGCGCTGCCGACCGGCACGTTCCCCGGCGTCGACCAGACCGAGGTCTACGAGTTCCTCGAGGCGCACGCGCCCCGCGCCTGACGCGTCACTCCCCCAGCCACCGCCACCCGCGCACGTGGTCGACGACCAGCTCGGGCGCGGTCTCGGGAGCATCCGCCCCGAACCGGTAGACGTTGAGCATGAGCTGCATCGGGTAGTCCGGCGACTGCGACGACCGCTTCACGACCTGCCCGTCGAACGAGAACTCCACCCCGCCGGGCGTCCACTCGACGGCGTAGTCGTGCGGCTCGCGCACGTCGGCGGCGAACGGCACCTGGCTGAAGTCGTCGGTGATCGCGGGGTCGGCGAACGGATGCAGCCCGCAGCCGACGAGCGCACCCTCGTCCGCGACGTCCCACCCGAAGATCTCGAACACGCAGATCTCGGCCGACTGCTCGGGCTCCTCCTCGACACCGATCAGCCAGAGCGCGGCGAGCGCGCCCGGCGCCACCCGCGCCGCCGCCCGGATCTCCACCCGCCCGTACCGCGGGGTGTACGTCCACTCGGGCTCCTGCGCCTCGCGCACCACGAGCCCCGAGCGGAACGGATGCTGCCCCGACGTGCTCCCCACGGGCCCCGAGCGCACGCCGGTCTGCAGGTTCGACACCCGCACCTCGCCGTCGAACTCGGGCGACCACGCGGGCTGGTCGGCCTCGACGCGCAGGTGCAGCCGCCCGTCGCGCAGCTCGTAGCGCGCCGCCGTGCGCGCGCGGCTCGACCACTGCGGCAGGTAGCACGGCAACCACTGCGACCGGTCGAGCTCCGCCCCGTCGAACCGCGCGTCGAACTCGAGCGCGAACCGTCCGTCGGGCGTGACCTGCATCAGCGCGACTCGCCGCCCGGCTCCTGCGCGGCGAGCGCCCGGAACCAGCCCTCCGCCGCGTCCGTCGACATCAGGCCGTACTCCAACGCCTTCCGCTGGTAGTGGAACACCCTTCGATACTGCTCCGGAACGTCCATCTCGTCGAGGGTCGCGTCAAGCGACGCGAGCTGCGCACGGTCGCGCTCGATCGCGGCGACCACGTCGTCGAGCACGGCACGGCGCTCGGCCGGCTCGTCGACGAGCCCCAGGAAGTACAGCTTCGACAGCGCGGCGACCTCGATGTCGCTGCCCTCGACGGGCGCGCGCATCCAGGCGTGGAACGCCGCGGCACCGGCATCCGTGATCGAGTACACCTTCTTGTTGCGCCCGCCCTCGACGGTCTCGGCGAAGGTCACGTACTCCTTCGCGGCGAGGGTGCGCAGCGCCGACTGCAGGCTGCCGTAGCTCGCCCGGTAGAAGAGCGAGATGCCGTGCCGGAACTGCTGGTTGAGCGAGTACAGCGTCTGCGGTGCGAGCAGCAGCAGCCCGAGGATCACGTTGCCCATTGACGTCCACCCTGCATGGGCCTACTCTACGGGATATACCTACTAGTGATATACCGAGAGGTGAGACGGATGCTGCTGCAGACGACCACGAACACGGACTTCACCGCGCGACTGAGCAAGGCCGTCGCACAGCACGCACGCGACGACTCCGGCCCGGGCACGCCCCAGGTCGC
This portion of the Agromyces rhizosphaerae genome encodes:
- a CDS encoding glycoside hydrolase family 16 protein; its protein translation is MQVTPDGRFALEFDARFDGAELDRSQWLPCYLPQWSSRARTAARYELRDGRLHLRVEADQPAWSPEFDGEVRVSNLQTGVRSGPVGSTSGQHPFRSGLVVREAQEPEWTYTPRYGRVEIRAAARVAPGALAALWLIGVEEEPEQSAEICVFEIFGWDVADEGALVGCGLHPFADPAITDDFSQVPFAADVREPHDYAVEWTPGGVEFSFDGQVVKRSSQSPDYPMQLMLNVYRFGADAPETAPELVVDHVRGWRWLGE
- a CDS encoding PadR family transcriptional regulator gives rise to the protein MGNVILGLLLLAPQTLYSLNQQFRHGISLFYRASYGSLQSALRTLAAKEYVTFAETVEGGRNKKVYSITDAGAAAFHAWMRAPVEGSDIEVAALSKLYFLGLVDEPAERRAVLDDVVAAIERDRAQLASLDATLDEMDVPEQYRRVFHYQRKALEYGLMSTDAAEGWFRALAAQEPGGESR